The Streptomyces sp. NBC_01439 genome contains the following window.
ACTCAACAGCATGCAGCGCGGCGGAATCGAGGAGGACCCCGTCGGTGTCCAGAACGACGGCTCGAAGCGGACTCACTGCCTGATCACCCGGCGCCCAGTGATCCGGATCGCGGTGACCTTCATCCAATGGGTCCTCGGGCCGCCGGCCCAGGGCAGGGAGTACGCGACTGCGTCAAGCCGACCGAGCTCCTCCGCGTCAGTGACGCCTCCCGCCTCGCCTACGACCATAACGCTCCAGCCCAGGCGCGTGGCGTCGTCGATGTGGTCGACCTCGAAGGCCACCTCGGTGCCGGCGGCCCGTGCAAGCACCGCGTCACCCGAGGTCCGGAATGCGATGTCGCGGCCCGCCACCACGTAGTTGACCGGGAATATCGCCGGACCCTCCGGGGTGAAGACGGCGACCCTGCCCACGCCGTGCGTGGACAGCAGCCGTCGGCACTCGGCTTCGGACAACTCGACCAGCTTGGCATCCAGCACGGCCGTTCCTCTGCCTGGCGGGTATTCCGTCGTCGCGCCGGAGAGTTCCGCGGCGGTCGTCCCGAGCGCGTCGGCGAGTCGCAGAAGGGAGCCGATCGCCGGCGCTGCCGCGTGTTCCTCCAGGTAGGTGATGTACGCGCCGTCAGCGCCGCAGCGCTCACCCAGTTCGTCCCGGGTGAGGCCGAGTTCCTCACGGTGCATGGCGATCCGCCGCCCGAGGTCAGTACGTCCGGCCGGCGCCTCTGTGGCGCCCGGCCCGTGCTGGGTTCTCCTCATTGTCTTCACGTCCTCTCGGTGTCAGGGCTGCGTGGCCGGAACCGTGGCAACGTGTGCCGGGGCTGTGGAGACCGGCGGTCACGATGGGGGCCAGGCCGATACGTCCCATGCCGAGGATCCTGACCGAATTCACCTCGGGCACGTCGCCTTCGGCGATGCGCTCGTCGAGGCCGCGGACGGTGACGGCGTCGGCACGGACGATCGCGCTGGCTGCGTCTGTCCGGGCCTTGGAAGGCGAGTGTCTTCACGACGCTCCCCTCTTCCCTTGCATACGTTAAGGAGGTTGCACCGCCAGGCTGGACCGGGCTCGACCGCCCGCGCATGGGCCGGTCGGTCCCCTGCGTGGGCCTGTCGGCCCCCTGTCGGCCCTTACACACGGTGCAATGGTGAGAACCGGATCCTCTTACCGAAGGGAGGGCGGGTCATGTCCGAGACAGCCCCGCGCCCCGCTACCGCCTCGCCCAGACCTGCACTCCTCCGGTTGCTCGGTGCAGTACGCACGGTCACCGGCAGCAAGTTCCTCGTCGAGAGCGACCACGCCCGCATCCTGGTCGACTGCGGGCTCTTCCAGGGTTTCGCGGACCTGCGCCGTCGCAACTGGGACAAGCCCGGCTTCGACGCCTCCGACCTCCGCGCCGTGGTCGTGACCCATGCTCACCTGGACCACTGTGGCTATCTGCCGCGCCTGGTCCGGCACGGCTTCCGTGGTCCGATCCTCTGCACCCCCGGAACGGCCCGCCTCGCCGAGATCGTGCTCCGCGACAGTGCCCGCCTCCAGATGGAGGCCGCCGAGCACGCCAACAGTCACGGCTGGTCCAAGCACCGCCCCGCCAAGCCGCTCTACGACGACTCGGACGTCGAGAACACGTTGAAGTTCTTCGACCCGGTCGAGGTCGGCAGCGAGATCGAGATCATGGCCGGAACGAAGCTGAAGCTGCACCACGGCGGACACATCCTCGGCTCAGCCTGGGCCCACCTCACGCTGGAGGACGGCCACACCCTGGCCGTCAGTGGCGATCTTGGTCGTCCCGGGCACCCCCTGCTGCTGCCCCCGGAGCCCTTCACCGGCGCCGACGTGCTGCTGATGGAGTCCACCTACGGCGACCGCCGCCACGACCACGAGACGGCACGGCGCGAGTTCGCTGCCGTGATCACCCGAACGCTGTCGCGAGGAGGAACCGTCGTCATCCCGGCATTCGCGATCGACCGGACCGAGGTCGTCCTGCACGAACTGGCCGAGCTGCGCGGTGACGGCACGCTACCCCGCCACGTGCCCGTCTACGTGGACAGCCCCATGGCCCTGGCCGCCTTGGACGTGTACCGCGACGCCCTGCGGTCCCGCGCTCCCGAACTGCGGCCCGAGATCCTGGCCCAGGGCGAGGCGGTGTTCAGCCCAGAGCCCTTCCTGGCCGCCCGTACCGTCCAGGAGTCCATCGACATCAACAGCACCACAGGCCCCGCGGTCATCGTCTCCTCCGCCGGCATGGCCACCGGCGGCCGGGTCCTGCACCACCTGCACCGGCTGCTGCCCGACCCCCGCAACGCTGTCGTGATCGTCGGCTTCGCCGCCGCCGGCACCCGCGCCCGCGACCTCGTCGACGGCGCCCGCACCCTCAAGATGTTCGGCGAGTACGTCCCCGTACGCGCCGAGGTGGCCGACGTACCCCACTTCTCCGCCCACGCCGACGCCGACCAGATCATCGACTGGCTGCGCGCCGCACCGCCCCCACACACCACCTACCTCGTCCATGGCGAGGAGACCGCCGCCGAGACCCTCCGAGACCGCATCGACCTCGAGCTGGGATGGACGGCCGTCGTACCCAAATCCGGCGAGGCCGTCCTGGTCCGTTGACCCGGGCCGTATGGGCCCTGCGGTATGCACCGCGAGGCCCTCCCGCACCCCAAGAGACCGGCACGACCCTGAAGGGGAACGGCTGGAGGCACACCATGACCGCCATGACCACTCTCCTCGACGAGATGGAACCCGAAGCACGCCAGGCTCTGCTCGCCCACGCCCACCGCGTGGACATCCCCGCCGGAACCCGCATCTTCAAGGAACGGCAGCGGGCCGACCGCCTCTGGATCATCGAGAACGGCACCGTCGACCTCGACCTGCACGTCCCCGGCCACAAGGCCGCCGTCGTCGACACCCTCGGTTCAGGAGAGCTCCTCGGCTGGTCATGGATGGTCCCTCCCTACTCCTGGCACCTCGGCGCCGTCACCACCCACCCCGTTCGAGCGCTCGAATTCGACGCCGAGGCCGTACGGAAGCTCTGCGACGAGAACACCGCCGTGGGCCGTTGCATATCGACCGCTGTCGCCGCAGTCATCGCCCGTCGCCTCGACTCGGCCCGTACCCGGATCCTCGACCTGTTCGCGCCCCACCACAGCGACATGCCGCTCGCCTACGCCCGCTGAGGACCAGCCATGACCTCCACCCCGTACACCGTCAACGACGTCATGACGAAGACCGTCGTCACCGTCACCGCCGCCGCCGAATTCAAGGAGATCGCCACCGCGATGGAGCGCTGGAAGGTCACCGCGGTCCCGGTCATCGAAGGCGAAGGCCATGTCGTCGGCGTCGTCTCCGAAGCCGACCTCCTCACCAAGGAGGAGTTCCACGAACACGGACCGAGCCTCATCGAGCAGATGCGCCGCCTCGGCGACACCGCGAAGGCCGGATCGGTCCGCGCCGAGCAGTTGATGACCACACCCGCCGTCACGATCCGCCCCGACGCCACGCTCCCCCAGGCCGCCCGCCTGATGGCCGACCGCCACATCAAACGGCTTCCAGTCGTCGACGCCGACGGCACCCTCCTCGGCATCGTCAGCCGCGCCGACCTCCTGAAGGTCTTCCTCCGCGCCGACGACGACCTGGCCGCCGAGGTCCGCCGCGAGGTCGTCGACCGTCTCTTCCCCCTCTCGCACCGTGACATCACGGTCGACGTCACGCACGGGATCGTCACCCTGTCGGGAAGGACCCGCGACCCGCACCTCATCCCCGTGGCCACGCGCCTCGCCCGGGCCGTCGAAGGTGTGGTCGGCGTGCACTGCCGGCTCGAAGGCCCCGCCTCTGCGTAAGCGCCATGTCAGCCTTACGGGGCCAGGTCCCGCTTCATCAGCAACGCGTGGCCGAGAACGAGCCCCACGACTCCGACCCCGACCAGAACTCCCAGCTGCGGCCACAGCACATGTCCCTGTGCCAGTGCGTCACCCGGTGTGTAGTAGTGGAAGGGGCTGATGAACCGCAGGGGCGCCGCCTTCGACCAAGCCAGCGCGATGAAGTTCACCGCGAAGCCGACTGCCCCGATGGCGATCGTCGCACCGATCACCTGCGCGCGTCGGCTCCCCCAGGCCGACACGGCCAGGGCCGGTCCGGCCAGGCACAGCGCGAAGCCGCACCCCATCAGCCCCGCCGCGAAGACACCGCTCAACGGCACGTCCCGGTGGATGTCCGGGGACAACCAGACGCCCGCCGCCACCGTCAACGTCGCTGAGGTGTTGAGGGCGAGGGCGGCGATCACCACGGCGGCGGTCCGCTCGGCGAGGAGCCGGTTGCGGCTCACGGGGCGCACCACGATGAGCTCGATCGTCCCGGATTCCACGTCGGCCGCCACCGCGGCCGCGGCCAGCGCCCCGATAGCGGTCAGCTGCATGGCGATCCAGAAGGGATGCACCAATCCGGCCCCGAGCAGCCCCGGGTAGCTGGCGATCGATACGTCTCCGCCCGAGCCGCTGAACGCACGGTACGCCGACGGAGGGCCCTTCCCGCCCGCAGAGAAGAGCTGCCCGGGCGCGATCGTGTTCGCCACCACCACGATCAGGGCCTCGAAGGCGACCATCCCCACCATGAGGGCCACCAGCATCCGCCGACGCCGGTGCAGTGCCAGCCACAGGAGGGGCCACCGCGTCTTCACGGCGCGGCCTCCTCCGCCTTGCCGTTGCGGTACAGATCCAGGAACGCCTCGTCCAGACCCGCCTCCTCCACGATGACGTCGGCCACCCCCAAGGCCAGCAGCTCACGCAGTGCTTCCACCACCTCGCTCGGGGGTACGAGGAGCTCCACCCGGTCGCCCTCCCAGCGGGGCGCCCACTGTTCCGCGCGCCCCAAAGGGCGCATCCCCTTCCCGTCAGCGAAGGCCAGACGAATCCGCCGCGCCCGCGCCTCCCGGAGGGCGGCCACGCTCTCCACGGTTACCAGGCGCCCTTCCCGGACGATCGCCACGCGTCCGCAGGCCCGCTGCACCTCCGGCAGCACGTGGCTGGACAACAGCACCGTGCGGCCGTCGGCCGCTGCCTGCTCCATCAAGTCGAAGAACGTTTCCTGGACCAGAGGGTCCAGCCCCTCGGTCGGCTCGTCCAGGACCACCAGCTGGGGATCGTGCTGCAGCGCTTGCACCAGGCCCAATTTCTGCTTCATGCCGCGCGAGTACCCGCCCACCGTGCGCCGCAGGACCGCGGGCGTCAGCCCCAGCCGCTCGCACAGCTCAGCTCGCCTCGTGCAGGGCCGGCCTTGGAGTGAACACAGGAGGTCGAGGGTCTGCGCCCCGGTGAGCTCCGGGTACAGCCGCAGCTCACCCGGGAGATAGCCGAGTTCCCGAGCCACCCGGCGGTGATCGGCGAGCGGGTCCATCCCCAGCACCCGGACGTGTCCGGCGGTTGGGCGCAGCAAACCCGTCAGGCACCTGAGCGTGGTGGTCTTGCCCGCCCCGTTGGGCCCGAGGAAGCCGAACACCTCGCCCCGACCGATGCCGAGCGTGAGTTCCTCCACCCCGACCACGGCCCCGTATCGCTTGGTCAGTCCCCTGAGCTCAATCGCATCCATGGCACCCACCCCACCAGTCTGTGCCCTGGCCCAGGCCGACGCGCAGCGAGCAGGGAGCCTCCCTGGGACAGCGCGGCACCCGAAGACACCCGTGCCGTTCTGCGCCACGGCTCGGGTGTCACGCGGGCCTCCGCCGGGCGCAGCGCATGGCCCGG
Protein-coding sequences here:
- a CDS encoding helix-turn-helix domain-containing protein is translated as MRRTQHGPGATEAPAGRTDLGRRIAMHREELGLTRDELGERCGADGAYITYLEEHAAAPAIGSLLRLADALGTTAAELSGATTEYPPGRGTAVLDAKLVELSEAECRRLLSTHGVGRVAVFTPEGPAIFPVNYVVAGRDIAFRTSGDAVLARAAGTEVAFEVDHIDDATRLGWSVMVVGEAGGVTDAEELGRLDAVAYSLPWAGGPRTHWMKVTAIRITGRRVIRQ
- a CDS encoding MBL fold metallo-hydrolase, with protein sequence MSETAPRPATASPRPALLRLLGAVRTVTGSKFLVESDHARILVDCGLFQGFADLRRRNWDKPGFDASDLRAVVVTHAHLDHCGYLPRLVRHGFRGPILCTPGTARLAEIVLRDSARLQMEAAEHANSHGWSKHRPAKPLYDDSDVENTLKFFDPVEVGSEIEIMAGTKLKLHHGGHILGSAWAHLTLEDGHTLAVSGDLGRPGHPLLLPPEPFTGADVLLMESTYGDRRHDHETARREFAAVITRTLSRGGTVVIPAFAIDRTEVVLHELAELRGDGTLPRHVPVYVDSPMALAALDVYRDALRSRAPELRPEILAQGEAVFSPEPFLAARTVQESIDINSTTGPAVIVSSAGMATGGRVLHHLHRLLPDPRNAVVIVGFAAAGTRARDLVDGARTLKMFGEYVPVRAEVADVPHFSAHADADQIIDWLRAAPPPHTTYLVHGEETAAETLRDRIDLELGWTAVVPKSGEAVLVR
- a CDS encoding Crp/Fnr family transcriptional regulator encodes the protein MTTLLDEMEPEARQALLAHAHRVDIPAGTRIFKERQRADRLWIIENGTVDLDLHVPGHKAAVVDTLGSGELLGWSWMVPPYSWHLGAVTTHPVRALEFDAEAVRKLCDENTAVGRCISTAVAAVIARRLDSARTRILDLFAPHHSDMPLAYAR
- a CDS encoding CBS domain-containing protein; amino-acid sequence: MTSTPYTVNDVMTKTVVTVTAAAEFKEIATAMERWKVTAVPVIEGEGHVVGVVSEADLLTKEEFHEHGPSLIEQMRRLGDTAKAGSVRAEQLMTTPAVTIRPDATLPQAARLMADRHIKRLPVVDADGTLLGIVSRADLLKVFLRADDDLAAEVRREVVDRLFPLSHRDITVDVTHGIVTLSGRTRDPHLIPVATRLARAVEGVVGVHCRLEGPASA
- a CDS encoding ABC transporter permease subunit translates to MKTRWPLLWLALHRRRRMLVALMVGMVAFEALIVVVANTIAPGQLFSAGGKGPPSAYRAFSGSGGDVSIASYPGLLGAGLVHPFWIAMQLTAIGALAAAAVAADVESGTIELIVVRPVSRNRLLAERTAAVVIAALALNTSATLTVAAGVWLSPDIHRDVPLSGVFAAGLMGCGFALCLAGPALAVSAWGSRRAQVIGATIAIGAVGFAVNFIALAWSKAAPLRFISPFHYYTPGDALAQGHVLWPQLGVLVGVGVVGLVLGHALLMKRDLAP
- a CDS encoding ABC transporter ATP-binding protein; its protein translation is MDAIELRGLTKRYGAVVGVEELTLGIGRGEVFGFLGPNGAGKTTTLRCLTGLLRPTAGHVRVLGMDPLADHRRVARELGYLPGELRLYPELTGAQTLDLLCSLQGRPCTRRAELCERLGLTPAVLRRTVGGYSRGMKQKLGLVQALQHDPQLVVLDEPTEGLDPLVQETFFDLMEQAAADGRTVLLSSHVLPEVQRACGRVAIVREGRLVTVESVAALREARARRIRLAFADGKGMRPLGRAEQWAPRWEGDRVELLVPPSEVVEALRELLALGVADVIVEEAGLDEAFLDLYRNGKAEEAAP